The window GCCGTTCCAGACGACTGTGGAGACGGCATCTGGATCATACCCTTGTATTCAGGATTGGTAAGATCGGCCCAAGAGGCAGGCACGGGGATCCCGGCCTTCTTCAACTCCTTATCTAAAACACCAAAGCCCAGAGGATTCATATAGAAGGCATACCAAAACCCTTCCGGGTCTTTGAAGTTGGCTGCAAGTTCATCGCTCTCCTTGGAAAGGTAGGGTTGGGTGAGCCCTCTTTCCCTGGCGACAATATGATTCTCGTTAGGAGCACCAAACCATAGATCCGCCTGAGGATTGGTTTTCTCTGCCTCAATACGACTCAAAGCAGGACCGGAGGAGAGGACGACCATTTTGACCTGAATTCCGGTGTCCGCTGTAAAAGCATCAAGTATCTTGATGGCGTTCTCCTCGTCAACGCTGGAGTAGATCACCAGAGAACGCTCTTCCGCCATGGCAACCGTAATCAACAAGGTTATGGAGATAAGAGCAACGAAAAGGACGACGACATATTTGAAGCGTCTGGACATGAACAGACCTCCCGAAAAAAGATAGATTTAGGACCGCCATCAACTATACCACGTAGAGTAGAAGAGGACCACAGATCATCAGAGAGCTCAGAGAGTAAGAGGAGGGAAGTGAGTATTCGAATGGAGTTTCAGATGCC is drawn from Dethiosulfovibrio peptidovorans and contains these coding sequences:
- a CDS encoding ABC transporter substrate-binding protein, producing MSRRFKYVVVLFVALISITLLITVAMAEERSLVIYSSVDEENAIKILDAFTADTGIQVKMVVLSSGPALSRIEAEKTNPQADLWFGAPNENHIVARERGLTQPYLSKESDELAANFKDPEGFWYAFYMNPLGFGVLDKELKKAGIPVPASWADLTNPEYKGMIQMPSPQSSGTAYAMLQTLMTVYGEDKAFDYMKKLNPNVQTYTQSGTGPSKNLAIGEADIAIQFTPAFLKLVDQGYPSTVVFPAEGVGYEAAALSILKGAKHLQEAKALVDWIISKKGQETLSVAKTYFFPVRPDVSAGEGLPSLSEIKLIDYDREKAAKDKKRIVERWVTQVLGQ